Proteins encoded within one genomic window of Bradyrhizobium sp. AZCC 1719:
- a CDS encoding GMC family oxidoreductase has protein sequence MNKNNDTSEFDYVIVGAGSAGCVLANRLTADGKYSVLLLEAGPKDTNLWIHVPLGYGKLFKEKSVNWMYQTEPEPGLNGRQVFQPRGKVLGGSSSINGLLYVRGQHEDYDRWRQRGNAGWGYDDVLPYFKKAENQQRGADKYHGADGPLPVSDWRHHDPLSEAFVIAAAETGIPTNPDFNGATQEGAGFFQTTTRRGRRASTAFSYLRPARKRPNLHIETSALAQRILFEGRRAKAVEYKQEGRVRTARARKEILVSSGAYNSPQLLQLSGVGPADLLKQHGIEIVLDAPGVGNDLQDHMQVRLITRCSQKCTLNDVVNNPIRKMMAGIQYAALRKGPLTIAAGTSGAFFKTSPRLASPDIQIHFLPFSTDKMGEKLHALSGFTASVCQLRPESRGSLRIRSADPSQPPEIRINYLATETDRRAFIDGIRILRKILAAPALKAYAVSEVDPGSKVQSDDELLDFCRRTGSTVYHPTSTCRMGSDALAVVDQRLRVRGIEGLRVVDASIMPDLMSGNTNAPTIMIAEKASDMILEDAR, from the coding sequence ATGAACAAGAACAATGACACTTCCGAATTCGATTACGTCATCGTCGGCGCTGGCTCGGCCGGATGCGTGCTCGCCAATCGATTGACGGCCGACGGCAAGTACTCCGTCCTGTTGCTGGAGGCCGGGCCGAAGGACACCAATCTCTGGATCCACGTGCCGCTCGGCTACGGCAAACTGTTCAAGGAAAAATCCGTCAACTGGATGTACCAGACCGAGCCGGAACCGGGCTTGAACGGGAGGCAGGTGTTCCAGCCGCGCGGCAAGGTGCTCGGCGGCTCCAGTTCCATCAACGGCCTGCTCTATGTGCGCGGCCAGCATGAGGACTACGATCGCTGGCGGCAGCGCGGCAATGCCGGGTGGGGCTATGACGACGTGCTGCCCTATTTCAAGAAGGCCGAGAACCAGCAGCGCGGCGCCGACAAATATCACGGCGCCGACGGTCCGCTGCCGGTATCCGACTGGCGGCATCATGATCCCCTGTCGGAAGCCTTTGTGATCGCTGCGGCCGAGACCGGCATTCCGACCAACCCCGATTTCAATGGCGCGACCCAGGAGGGCGCAGGCTTCTTCCAGACCACGACAAGGCGTGGGCGCCGGGCCAGCACGGCGTTCTCGTATCTTCGTCCCGCCAGGAAGCGGCCCAACCTGCACATCGAGACTTCCGCGCTGGCACAGCGCATCCTGTTCGAAGGCCGCCGCGCCAAAGCGGTCGAGTACAAGCAGGAAGGCCGCGTGCGCACTGCACGGGCGCGCAAGGAAATTCTGGTCTCCAGCGGCGCATACAACTCGCCGCAACTACTGCAGCTCTCCGGCGTCGGACCGGCGGATCTGTTGAAGCAGCATGGCATCGAAATCGTGCTCGACGCGCCCGGCGTCGGCAACGATCTGCAGGACCACATGCAGGTCCGCCTGATCACCCGCTGTTCGCAAAAGTGCACGCTCAACGATGTCGTTAACAATCCGATCCGCAAGATGATGGCGGGCATTCAGTACGCAGCCTTGCGCAAGGGACCGTTGACGATCGCCGCCGGCACGTCAGGCGCTTTCTTCAAGACCAGCCCACGGCTGGCGTCGCCCGACATTCAGATCCACTTCCTGCCGTTCTCGACCGACAAGATGGGCGAGAAGCTGCATGCGCTTTCCGGCTTCACCGCATCAGTCTGCCAATTGCGCCCCGAAAGCCGCGGCTCGCTGCGCATCAGGAGCGCCGATCCTTCCCAACCGCCGGAAATCCGCATCAACTACCTCGCCACCGAAACCGATCGCCGCGCTTTCATCGACGGCATCCGCATCCTGCGCAAGATCCTCGCAGCCCCTGCGCTGAAGGCTTACGCGGTCTCAGAAGTCGATCCGGGTTCGAAGGTGCAGAGCGACGACGAATTGCTCGACTTCTGCCGCCGCACCGGCAGCACGGTCTATCACCCGACCTCGACTTGCCGCATGGGCAGCGATGCGCTCGCGGTCGTCGACCAGCGCTTGCGCGTGCGCGGCATCGAGGGCCTTCGCGTGGTCGACGCCTCGATCATGCCGGACCTGATGTCGGGCAATACCAACGCGCCGACGATTATGATCGCGGAGAAGGCCTCCGATATGATTTTGGAGGATGCAAGGTAG
- the hemE gene encoding uroporphyrinogen decarboxylase: protein MSQKSVVKPFVEVLSGRRQKVPPVWMMRQAGRYLPEYRELRAKAGSFLDLCFTPEYAAEVTLQPIRRFNFDAAIIFSDILVIPYALGRSVRFEAGEGPRLDPLDTPEQVAALARHADFGKLEPVYEALRRVKRELAPEIALIGFCGAPWTVATYMVAGQGTPDQAPARMMAYRHPEAFAEIIDVLVENSIQYLLGQLRAGADCLQIFDTWAGVLPPREFQRWSIEPAKRIIAGVRAQVPDAKIIGFPRGAGALLPAYVEATGVNAVSIDWAAEPSMIRERVQNRVAVQGNLDPLALIAGGAALDRAVDDVLANYAQGRLIFNLGHGIQPETPIAHVEQMLKRVRGYRG, encoded by the coding sequence TTGTCTCAGAAATCCGTCGTGAAACCTTTTGTCGAAGTGCTCTCCGGTCGCAGGCAGAAAGTGCCGCCCGTCTGGATGATGCGACAGGCCGGCCGCTATCTGCCGGAGTATCGCGAGCTGCGCGCCAAGGCGGGAAGCTTTCTCGACCTGTGCTTTACGCCGGAATATGCTGCCGAGGTAACGCTGCAGCCGATCCGCCGTTTCAACTTCGATGCTGCGATCATCTTTTCCGACATTCTCGTAATTCCCTACGCGCTCGGCCGCTCCGTGCGCTTCGAGGCCGGCGAAGGTCCGCGGCTCGATCCGCTCGATACTCCGGAGCAAGTGGCGGCGCTCGCGCGTCATGCCGATTTCGGCAAGCTCGAACCGGTCTACGAAGCGCTACGCCGCGTGAAGCGCGAGCTCGCACCTGAGATCGCGCTGATCGGTTTCTGCGGCGCGCCCTGGACGGTCGCAACCTACATGGTTGCAGGACAGGGCACGCCGGACCAGGCGCCGGCGCGGATGATGGCCTATCGTCATCCCGAGGCGTTCGCTGAAATCATCGACGTGCTGGTGGAGAATTCGATCCAGTATCTGCTCGGCCAGCTCAGGGCCGGCGCCGATTGCTTGCAGATCTTCGACACCTGGGCCGGCGTGCTGCCGCCGCGGGAATTTCAGCGCTGGTCGATCGAGCCCGCGAAGCGCATCATTGCCGGCGTACGCGCGCAAGTGCCGGACGCCAAGATCATCGGCTTTCCCCGCGGCGCCGGTGCGCTGCTGCCGGCCTATGTGGAGGCAACGGGCGTGAACGCGGTGAGTATCGACTGGGCAGCCGAACCTTCCATGATCCGCGAGCGCGTGCAGAACCGTGTCGCCGTGCAGGGCAATCTCGATCCGCTGGCGTTGATCGCAGGCGGCGCCGCACTCGACCGCGCCGTCGACGACGTGCTGGCGAACTACGCGCAAGGACGGCTGATCTTCAACCTCGGCCACGGCATCCAGCCGGAAACCCCGATCGCCCATGTCGAGCAGATGCTCAAGCGGGTGCGGGGGTATAGGGGATAG
- a CDS encoding SlyX family protein, whose amino-acid sequence MARTNDVTALSERLDALEIRATFQDETIEVLNHTITAQWHQIDALTRQLAELKERLREAESNLPGPANEPPPHY is encoded by the coding sequence ATGGCGCGCACGAATGACGTCACCGCACTGAGCGAGCGCCTCGACGCACTGGAAATACGGGCGACGTTCCAGGATGAGACGATCGAGGTGCTGAACCACACGATTACCGCACAGTGGCACCAGATCGACGCGTTGACGCGCCAATTGGCTGAACTGAAGGAGCGTCTGCGGGAGGCCGAAAGCAACTTGCCCGGTCCGGCGAACGAGCCGCCGCCGCATTATTGA
- a CDS encoding cupin domain-containing protein, whose translation MTGTHDHTHSHHSHDHDERWKHDGVRVIPGNQLDPNVPSTAGMDRKAAINFARVGAQKLWAGTVTIRPDAKTGAHHHGHLESIIYVVKGKARMRWGEHLQFTAEAGPGDFIFVPPYVPHQEINASRDEVLECVLVRSDGEAVAINLDIEPVEKPETVLWVDPVHRDPAEKK comes from the coding sequence ATGACCGGCACGCATGACCACACCCATTCACATCACTCCCACGATCACGACGAGCGCTGGAAGCATGACGGCGTCCGCGTGATTCCCGGTAATCAGCTCGATCCCAACGTGCCCTCGACCGCGGGCATGGACCGCAAGGCCGCGATCAATTTCGCCCGCGTCGGCGCGCAGAAATTGTGGGCAGGCACGGTGACGATCCGGCCTGATGCCAAGACAGGCGCGCATCACCACGGCCATCTCGAAAGCATCATCTATGTCGTGAAGGGCAAGGCACGGATGCGCTGGGGCGAACATCTGCAGTTCACCGCAGAGGCCGGCCCCGGCGATTTCATCTTCGTGCCGCCCTACGTTCCGCACCAGGAGATCAATGCCAGCCGCGACGAGGTGCTGGAATGCGTGCTGGTGCGCTCTGACGGCGAGGCGGTGGCGATCAATCTCGACATCGAGCCGGTGGAAAAGCCGGAGACCGTGCTGTGGGTCGATCCCGTGCACCGCGATCCCGCCGAGAAGAAGTGA
- a CDS encoding phospholipid carrier-dependent glycosyltransferase, whose amino-acid sequence MRTGITAGLLFVLAHFAMLIGVTAPEKFYFDEVHYVPAARQMLEPVMREPMLNPMHPPLAKQFIALSIHSFGDGPLGWRYPAVLFGSLAVVGVYLCGLALFAAQGPAIAASLLAFFNQMLFVQSRIAMLDIFALAFGLFAIAAFMHGFRRERPHLWFALAGIGFGLSTGCKWSGMFALAVCIVIVAVIRLLQSWRTHFADARPEDWYRPDLWSGFNAWHFAVCFVLVPTVVYVATFIPLYGLSIADILEAQRRILSDNTTTAIAGHTYMSSWPSWPFLVRPVWYLFDKIDEDRIAAVVFLGNPLILWPALIAVAICLRDWIVTRRVDAFLILAFYFGPYLAWALLPRTLGFIYYYMPAATTASFALVYALKRGSMPGWVLWAYVAIGFAGFVAMLPISAAFIGTSMATFSRLMIFQNWI is encoded by the coding sequence ATGCGCACGGGCATCACCGCGGGACTTCTTTTTGTTCTCGCGCACTTTGCGATGCTGATCGGCGTCACCGCACCGGAAAAATTCTACTTCGACGAGGTGCATTACGTTCCGGCGGCGCGGCAGATGCTTGAGCCGGTGATGCGAGAGCCGATGCTCAATCCGATGCATCCACCGCTCGCCAAGCAGTTCATCGCTCTGTCGATCCATTCATTCGGCGACGGACCGCTGGGCTGGCGGTATCCCGCCGTACTGTTCGGATCCCTCGCTGTTGTAGGGGTGTATCTGTGCGGCCTGGCGCTGTTCGCCGCTCAGGGCCCGGCGATTGCGGCGAGCCTGCTCGCCTTTTTCAATCAGATGCTGTTCGTGCAATCGCGGATCGCGATGCTGGATATTTTCGCGCTCGCTTTCGGCCTGTTCGCCATCGCGGCATTCATGCATGGCTTTCGAAGAGAGCGGCCGCATCTGTGGTTCGCGCTTGCCGGGATCGGCTTTGGTCTGTCGACAGGCTGCAAATGGAGCGGGATGTTCGCGCTCGCGGTCTGTATCGTCATCGTCGCCGTGATCCGACTGCTGCAAAGCTGGCGCACTCACTTCGCGGATGCCCGGCCGGAGGATTGGTACCGGCCCGATCTCTGGTCCGGCTTCAACGCCTGGCATTTCGCCGTGTGCTTCGTTTTGGTTCCGACGGTGGTTTATGTCGCGACCTTCATTCCGCTTTATGGACTATCGATCGCGGATATTCTGGAAGCCCAGAGACGCATCCTCAGCGACAACACGACGACCGCGATCGCGGGGCACACTTACATGAGTTCATGGCCGTCGTGGCCGTTCCTGGTGCGTCCGGTCTGGTATCTGTTCGACAAGATCGACGAAGACCGTATCGCCGCCGTGGTCTTCCTCGGCAACCCGCTGATCCTGTGGCCGGCGCTGATTGCGGTCGCGATCTGCCTGCGCGACTGGATCGTGACGCGACGGGTCGATGCCTTCCTGATATTGGCGTTCTATTTCGGCCCATACCTCGCATGGGCATTGCTGCCGCGAACGCTCGGCTTCATCTACTACTATATGCCGGCGGCGACCACGGCGAGCTTTGCGCTGGTGTATGCCTTGAAACGCGGCAGCATGCCCGGTTGGGTGCTATGGGCCTATGTCGCAATCGGCTTTGCCGGCTTTGTCGCAATGTTGCCGATATCGGCCGCGTTCATAGGTACTTCGATGGCGACGTTCAGCCGCCTGATGATCTTCCAGAACTGGATTTGA
- a CDS encoding enoyl-CoA hydratase, whose product MTEHIKIEKSDGILSLTMARPDKKNALTNAMYGALADAIEAAETDSSVRVLLIRGEGDMFTAGNDVGEFAAIATGALQGERHVGRFLQALAHSSRPLVAAVQGRAVGIGTTMLLHCDLVVLAENALLSTPFVNLALVPEAASSLLMPLRIGYARAFEMFALGEAVDAKSAFAWGLANRVVPLDKLDAEAKAFASRLAKQPAGAVSTTKRLMRNPELLMAQIKSESEQFAARLKTMEAREAFVAFAERRPPDFLKLAS is encoded by the coding sequence ATGACCGAGCACATCAAGATCGAGAAGAGCGACGGGATTTTGAGCCTGACGATGGCTCGCCCCGACAAGAAAAACGCATTGACCAACGCGATGTACGGCGCGCTTGCGGACGCGATCGAAGCCGCCGAGACGGATTCATCCGTCCGCGTGCTGCTGATCCGCGGGGAGGGCGACATGTTCACCGCCGGCAACGACGTCGGCGAGTTTGCAGCCATTGCGACCGGCGCACTTCAGGGCGAGCGCCATGTCGGCCGCTTCCTGCAGGCGCTTGCACATTCAAGCCGCCCGCTGGTCGCAGCCGTTCAGGGCCGCGCCGTCGGCATCGGCACCACCATGCTGTTGCATTGCGATCTGGTCGTGTTAGCCGAGAATGCACTGCTGTCGACGCCGTTCGTCAACCTTGCGCTGGTGCCGGAAGCCGCCTCCAGCCTGCTCATGCCGCTTCGCATCGGCTATGCCCGCGCCTTCGAGATGTTCGCGCTCGGTGAGGCGGTCGATGCCAAATCCGCATTCGCCTGGGGACTTGCCAACCGCGTGGTGCCGCTCGACAAGCTCGATGCGGAAGCGAAGGCTTTCGCGTCCCGGTTGGCGAAACAGCCGGCAGGCGCCGTCAGCACGACCAAACGGCTGATGCGCAATCCGGAACTCCTGATGGCGCAGATCAAGTCCGAGAGCGAGCAGTTCGCTGCTCGCTTAAAGACGATGGAGGCGCGAGAAGCCTTTGTCGCGTTCGCCGAGCGCCGGCCGCCGGACTTTTTGAAACTGGCAAGCTAG
- the ggt gene encoding gamma-glutamyltransferase: MRNFHFAGRSTVHAQNAMVATSHPEAALAAIDVMRAGGTAADAAVAACALLGVIEPQSTGIGGDCFALIQPKGEGKIVAYNGSGRAPMAAKAEWYLERKIHSVPLTSAHAVSIPGAIDAWETILRDHGKMGLDTLLQPAIKAAEEGYVVAPRIAFDWKNQFEKLKNGTNTERYLLPHGKPAVAGDVIHQPELGKTLRAIAKNGRDAFYTGEIAADMVETLRGIGGLHTLEDFAAHSTETTSPIGTMYKGHDVWQCPPNGPGITMLVMLNILSRFDLTKFAPLSVERFHLEAEAARIAYMMREQHVADPQHVHVDVAGILAKEFAEEHIKNIKMDRLLDLPNVAPPMNPSTVYITVVDKDRNVCSFINSIAHSFGSAIASNKTGILLQNRAGGFRIQPGHPNCIAPGKRPLHTIIPSLATKNGRAVMPFGVMGGQYQPVGQTHVLTNILDYGCDVQEAIDMPRGLHYEGVYQLEDSVPAEIVEGLKKIGHKTTSVVGPLGGGQAIWIDWDKGTLTGGSDPRKDGCALGY; the protein is encoded by the coding sequence ATGAGGAATTTCCATTTCGCCGGCCGCTCGACGGTCCATGCCCAGAACGCGATGGTAGCAACGTCGCATCCGGAGGCCGCATTGGCCGCAATCGACGTGATGCGGGCGGGCGGCACGGCGGCGGACGCCGCGGTCGCGGCTTGCGCGCTGCTCGGCGTCATCGAGCCGCAATCGACTGGCATCGGGGGCGATTGCTTCGCGCTGATCCAGCCCAAGGGCGAGGGCAAGATAGTTGCCTATAACGGCTCCGGCCGCGCGCCAATGGCGGCCAAGGCCGAATGGTATCTCGAACGCAAGATCCATTCGGTGCCGCTGACCTCGGCGCATGCGGTGAGCATTCCCGGCGCGATCGACGCCTGGGAGACCATCCTGCGCGACCACGGCAAGATGGGACTCGACACGCTTCTGCAGCCCGCGATCAAGGCTGCCGAGGAAGGTTATGTCGTCGCGCCCCGTATTGCTTTCGACTGGAAGAACCAGTTCGAGAAGCTGAAAAACGGCACCAACACCGAGCGCTATCTGCTGCCGCACGGCAAGCCCGCGGTTGCCGGCGACGTGATCCACCAGCCCGAACTGGGAAAGACCCTGCGTGCGATCGCCAAGAACGGACGCGACGCGTTTTATACCGGCGAGATCGCCGCGGATATGGTGGAGACGCTGCGCGGCATCGGCGGCCTGCACACGCTGGAAGATTTCGCCGCACATTCGACCGAGACGACATCGCCGATCGGCACGATGTACAAGGGTCACGATGTCTGGCAGTGCCCGCCGAACGGTCCTGGCATCACCATGCTGGTGATGCTGAACATCCTCTCCCGCTTCGATTTGACGAAATTCGCGCCGCTCAGCGTGGAGCGCTTCCATCTGGAGGCGGAAGCCGCGCGCATCGCCTACATGATGCGCGAGCAGCACGTCGCCGATCCGCAGCATGTTCATGTCGATGTAGCCGGAATTCTCGCCAAGGAGTTCGCCGAGGAGCACATCAAGAATATCAAGATGGACCGGCTGCTCGACCTGCCGAACGTCGCGCCGCCAATGAATCCATCTACCGTCTACATCACCGTAGTCGACAAGGACCGCAACGTCTGCTCGTTCATCAACTCGATCGCACATTCGTTCGGTTCGGCGATCGCTTCGAACAAGACCGGCATCCTCCTGCAGAATCGCGCCGGCGGTTTCCGGATCCAGCCCGGCCATCCCAACTGCATCGCGCCGGGCAAGCGGCCGCTGCACACCATCATCCCGTCGCTCGCGACCAAGAACGGCCGCGCGGTGATGCCGTTCGGGGTGATGGGCGGACAGTATCAGCCGGTGGGGCAGACCCATGTGCTGACCAACATTCTGGACTATGGCTGCGATGTGCAGGAAGCCATCGATATGCCGCGCGGCCTGCATTACGAAGGCGTCTACCAGCTCGAGGACAGCGTGCCGGCCGAGATCGTCGAGGGCTTGAAGAAGATCGGCCACAAGACCACGAGCGTGGTCGGTCCGCTCGGCGGCGGCCAGGCTATCTGGATCGACTGGGACAAGGGTACGCTGACCGGCGGTTCCGATCCCCGCAAGGACGGTTGCGCGCTGGGTTACTGA
- a CDS encoding FKBP-type peptidyl-prolyl cis-trans isomerase → MAAAVSTPAAIRMASAQTAGKPMTTASGLQIIDSKVGTGASPKTGQTCVMHYTGWLYENGQKGKKFDSSVDRNEPFEFKIGQRQVIAGWDEGVASMNVGGKRTLIIPPALGYGARGAGGVIPPNATLMFDVELLAVK, encoded by the coding sequence ATGGCAGCCGCGGTTTCCACGCCCGCTGCCATCAGAATGGCATCGGCCCAGACTGCAGGAAAACCCATGACCACAGCTTCAGGCTTGCAGATCATCGACAGCAAGGTCGGCACCGGCGCCTCGCCCAAGACCGGCCAGACCTGCGTCATGCATTACACCGGCTGGCTCTACGAGAACGGCCAGAAGGGCAAGAAGTTCGATTCCTCCGTCGACCGTAACGAGCCGTTCGAGTTCAAGATCGGCCAGCGCCAGGTGATCGCCGGCTGGGACGAAGGCGTCGCGTCGATGAACGTCGGCGGCAAGCGCACGCTTATCATTCCGCCCGCGCTCGGTTACGGCGCGCGTGGCGCCGGCGGTGTCATTCCGCCGAACGCGACGCTGATGTTCGACGTCGAATTGCTGGCGGTGAAGTAG
- a CDS encoding enoyl-CoA hydratase/isomerase family protein has protein sequence MTLVRYESTGHVATITMDRRSSHNALNNALCDELRQAWQRFHDSDDRVAVLASSEEKYFSVGADVNDLPVNMWHAVPGLGVELDKPVIAATSGWVVGGAFVLVQMADMCVASETTRFIYPEGKIGTTAGGVSSVMARMPHKIAMEFLLVGEEMSAERAYQIGFVNKVAPKGQHVVLAQEMAAKIAANAPLVVRALKKLARDAMPKGPLETVAEVRRLLDVVRDSDDLREGVKAFAEKRKPDFKGK, from the coding sequence ATGACGCTTGTTCGCTACGAGAGCACGGGCCACGTCGCCACCATCACGATGGATCGCAGATCTTCACACAACGCGCTCAACAACGCCTTGTGCGACGAACTGCGGCAGGCCTGGCAGCGTTTTCACGACAGCGACGACCGCGTGGCGGTCCTTGCATCATCGGAAGAGAAATATTTCTCGGTCGGCGCCGACGTGAACGATCTCCCTGTCAACATGTGGCACGCGGTGCCCGGCTTGGGCGTCGAGCTGGACAAGCCGGTCATTGCCGCCACATCCGGATGGGTCGTCGGCGGCGCCTTCGTGCTGGTGCAGATGGCCGACATGTGCGTGGCCTCGGAGACGACGCGCTTCATCTACCCCGAGGGCAAGATCGGCACCACCGCCGGCGGCGTCTCCTCGGTGATGGCGCGCATGCCGCACAAGATCGCCATGGAATTCCTGCTGGTCGGTGAGGAAATGTCGGCGGAGCGGGCCTATCAGATTGGCTTCGTCAACAAGGTCGCGCCGAAGGGGCAGCATGTCGTGCTCGCCCAGGAGATGGCCGCAAAAATCGCCGCCAACGCGCCGCTGGTGGTTCGGGCCCTGAAGAAGCTCGCCCGCGATGCGATGCCGAAGGGACCCCTGGAGACGGTCGCCGAGGTGCGCCGGCTGCTTGACGTCGTGCGCGACAGCGACGACCTCCGGGAAGGCGTCAAGGCGTTTGCCGAAAAGCGCAAGCCTGACTTCAAGGGCAAGTAG
- the trhO gene encoding oxygen-dependent tRNA uridine(34) hydroxylase TrhO encodes MPLKVAAFYQFAALPDFRELREPLRSFAAGLGLKGSVLLAHEGINGTVAGGDASIDAFVGELQHGALFGGRLGNLELKFSTASEMPFRRLKIRLKKEIVTLGDIAVDPTQQVGIYVEPSDWNELIAAPDTLVIDTRNAFEVAMGTFEGAVDPGIKSFGQFKEFAAQKLDPAKHKKIAMFCTGGIRCEKASAYLLAHGFDEVYHLKGGILRYLEGVSENESRWRGECFVFDERVALGHGLRQRRGNDGAHE; translated from the coding sequence ATGCCGCTCAAGGTCGCCGCCTTCTATCAATTCGCCGCGCTACCGGACTTCCGGGAGTTGCGCGAGCCGCTGCGCTCGTTTGCTGCAGGCCTTGGGCTGAAGGGCAGCGTGCTGCTGGCGCATGAGGGCATCAACGGCACGGTTGCGGGCGGCGATGCGAGCATCGACGCGTTCGTCGGCGAATTGCAGCACGGCGCCCTATTCGGGGGGCGGCTCGGTAATCTCGAACTCAAATTTTCGACCGCTTCCGAGATGCCGTTTCGGCGGCTGAAGATCCGGCTGAAGAAGGAAATCGTCACGCTCGGAGATATAGCGGTCGATCCGACGCAACAGGTCGGCATCTATGTCGAGCCGTCCGACTGGAACGAATTGATCGCAGCGCCCGACACGCTGGTGATCGATACCCGCAACGCCTTCGAAGTGGCGATGGGGACGTTTGAGGGCGCCGTCGACCCCGGCATCAAGAGCTTTGGGCAGTTCAAGGAATTCGCCGCACAGAAGCTCGATCCGGCGAAGCACAAGAAGATAGCCATGTTCTGCACCGGCGGTATCCGATGCGAGAAGGCCAGCGCCTATCTGCTGGCGCACGGATTTGACGAGGTCTATCATCTCAAGGGCGGCATCCTCCGTTACCTCGAGGGCGTATCGGAGAATGAGAGCCGCTGGCGCGGTGAATGCTTCGTGTTCGACGAACGCGTGGCGCTGGGCCACGGCCTGCGGCAGCGGCGAGGGAACGATGGCGCGCACGAATGA
- a CDS encoding VOC family protein: MAKMIFVNLPVSDLARSTAFYQAIGAEKSPQFSDDTASCMVVSESIYVMLLTHDKYRQFTSKKIADAKATSQVLLCLTADGREAVDDMVGKAQGAGGGADPGPKQDYGFMYGRSFEDPDGHHWEVMWMDVAAATAAQSATA; this comes from the coding sequence ATGGCCAAAATGATCTTTGTCAACCTGCCGGTCAGCGATCTCGCCCGCTCGACAGCCTTTTATCAGGCGATCGGCGCTGAAAAGAGCCCGCAATTCTCCGACGACACCGCATCCTGCATGGTGGTGTCCGAAAGCATCTACGTGATGCTGTTGACCCACGACAAGTATCGCCAGTTCACCTCGAAGAAGATCGCCGACGCCAAGGCCACCAGCCAGGTCCTGCTCTGCCTTACCGCCGACGGCCGTGAGGCGGTGGACGACATGGTCGGCAAGGCACAAGGCGCAGGCGGCGGAGCCGATCCGGGTCCGAAGCAGGATTACGGCTTCATGTATGGCCGCAGTTTTGAAGATCCCGACGGCCACCATTGGGAAGTGATGTGGATGGATGTCGCCGCCGCAACCGCCGCGCAATCCGCCACTGCGTGA
- a CDS encoding D-2-hydroxyacid dehydrogenase family protein, which yields MKVSILDDYFDTLRTLDCFGKLAGHDVTIWNDHVQDVDVLGERLRDTEALVLIRERTQIRTPLLERLPKLKLISQRSVYPHIDIDTCTRLGIIVSSSQHADTPSYATAEFTWGLILAAMRAIPQQMAALKAGKWQIGVGHTVRGKTLGIYGYGRIGAVVAGYGKAFGMNVLVWAREPAMAKARADGYETAASKADFFERCDVLSLHMRLVDATRGIVKAEDLARMKPSALLVNTSRAPLIEPNALVNALRAGRPGMAAVDVYEKEPLRDVNDPLLNMDNVVCTPHLGYVSRDEYEIQFTDIFDQIVAYAAGTPTNVVNPDVMSGRR from the coding sequence GTGAAGGTCTCGATCCTCGACGACTATTTCGACACGCTGCGCACCCTCGATTGTTTCGGCAAGCTGGCCGGACACGACGTCACGATCTGGAACGATCATGTCCAGGATGTCGACGTGCTGGGGGAGCGCCTGCGCGATACCGAAGCGCTGGTTTTGATCCGCGAGCGGACACAGATCCGCACGCCGCTGCTGGAACGCTTGCCAAAGCTAAAACTGATCAGCCAGCGCAGCGTCTATCCCCATATCGACATCGATACCTGCACCCGGCTCGGCATCATCGTGTCGTCGAGCCAGCATGCCGATACGCCGTCCTATGCGACCGCCGAATTCACCTGGGGCCTGATCCTGGCGGCGATGCGCGCCATTCCGCAGCAGATGGCGGCGCTCAAGGCCGGCAAATGGCAGATCGGCGTCGGCCACACCGTGCGTGGCAAGACGCTCGGCATTTATGGCTATGGGCGGATCGGTGCCGTTGTCGCCGGCTACGGCAAGGCGTTCGGCATGAACGTGCTGGTATGGGCGCGAGAACCGGCCATGGCGAAGGCCCGCGCCGACGGATACGAGACTGCCGCAAGCAAGGCTGATTTCTTCGAACGATGCGACGTGCTTTCGCTGCACATGCGGCTCGTCGATGCCACGCGCGGCATCGTGAAAGCAGAAGATCTGGCGCGCATGAAACCGTCGGCGCTTCTGGTCAACACCAGCCGTGCGCCGCTGATCGAGCCGAACGCGCTGGTCAACGCACTGCGCGCCGGAAGACCTGGCATGGCGGCCGTGGACGTCTATGAAAAAGAGCCGCTCCGCGACGTCAACGATCCGCTCCTGAACATGGACAACGTGGTCTGCACGCCGCATCTCGGCTACGTCTCGCGCGACGAATACGAAATCCAGTTCACCGATATCTTCGATCAGATCGTTGCGTATGCCGCCGGAACACCGACGAATGTCGTCAATCCGGATGTGATGTCCGGACGGCGTTGA